The Panulirus ornatus isolate Po-2019 chromosome 55, ASM3632096v1, whole genome shotgun sequence genome has a segment encoding these proteins:
- the RpS30 gene encoding ubiquitin-like FUBI-ribosomal protein eS30 fusion protein, translating into MQIFIRSGTTHVLDITEEQTVGDVRAFICRAENLPEAEVRLYAAGSPLDNDALSLTTLPTDAIDVNVTLKGGKVHGSLSRAGKVKGQTPKVEKKEKKKAKTGRAKRRIQYNRRFVNVVATFGKKRGPNSNS; encoded by the exons ATGCAGATCTTTATACGGTCAGGCACAACTCATGTGCTAGACATAACTGAGGAGCAGACTGTTGGTGACGTCCGTGCCTTCATCTGCCGGGCTGAGAACCTTCCAGAGGCAGAG GTAAGGCTGTATGCTGCTGGCTCTCCTCTGGACAATGATGCACTTTCTTTGACCACACTTCCAACTGATGCCATTGATGTCAATGTAACTCTTAAGGGAG GAAAAGTGCATGGCTCCTTGTCTCGTGCTGGGAAGGTAAAGGGTCAGACTCCAAAggtagaaaagaaggaaaagaagaaggccAAGACTGGACGTGCAAAGCGCAGGATTCAGTACAACCGTCGCTTTGTCAATGTTGTGGCTACCTTTGGCAAGAAGCGTGGCCCGAATAGTAACTCATAA